A window of Rhododendron vialii isolate Sample 1 chromosome 11a, ASM3025357v1 contains these coding sequences:
- the LOC131306865 gene encoding calmodulin-binding protein 60 F-like, translating into MNNNRKCTSAPGITPESSGMVPSAQECYQHLLQMWLTTSMRNWYEPLISLRQEKPEGLDKLLNQSLSSPTLVASIFLCRCHILKCHKNVTKYNCTKILEDKVLFSELIYVGHWLVILKEGVGTLGDMTFTDNSSWTRSRKFRLGLKVATRDFKEVRVREAKTEAFAVKDHRGECDVQKHYPPALRDEVWRSDRIAKDGALHKKLIKADIITVENFLRVLVRDPQRLRSILGSGMSNRMWDNTVEHAKMCVLGEKLYVYYSDGTNSMGAVFNDIYELRGLIANGQFFPLDSLTHNQNVSVDSLVKTAYENWNQVIEYDGKVLNSLSIRNHGTRASFETTSDQNPVTKQQHISSESIPQCQMKNHLPSNSQLSEFPFMRSDSMAGMASLDYGLVGMSEFGGSFFPGEWSRPRDCCSLLSLNLSSCEEVRWHHCFKVSLQVFSFWA; encoded by the exons atgaataaTAACAGAAAATGCACATCTGCCCCTGGAATCACTCCTGAGAGCTCAGGaatggtcccgagcgctcaggagtgctaTCAACACCTCCTGCAAAT GTGGCTCACCACCAGTATGAGGAACTGGTATGAGCCACTGATCTCCCTTAGACAGGAAAAACCAGAAGGCTTAG ACAAATTGCTGAATCAATCCCTAAGTTCTCCAACACTTGTTGCTAGCATTTTCCTCTGTCGGTGTCATATTCTTAAG TGCCACAAAAATGTAACCAAATATAATTGCACCAAAATACTCGAGGATAAAGTTTTATTTTCCGAACTTATATATGTGGGACATTGGTTGGTAATTCTCAAGGAAGGTGTGGGCACTTTGGGAGATATGACTTTCACTGACAATTCGAGCTGGACAAGGAGCAGAAAGTTTAGGCTTGGTCTAAAGGTTGCTACTAGAGATTTCAAGGAGGTTCGTGTTCGTGAAGCTAAAACCGAGGCTTTTGCAGTGAAAGATCATAGGGGTGAATGTGA TGTACAGAAACATTACCCGCCTGCTTTGCGAGATGAAGTTTGGAGATCAGATAGAATAGCAAAGGATGGAGCGCTGCACAAAAAGTTGATAAAGGCTGATATCATAACTGTTGAAAATTTCCTCAGGGTTCTTGTTAGGGATCCACAGAGGCTGAGAAGT ATTCTTGGAAGTGGAATGTCCAATAGGATGTGGGATAATACTGTGGAGCATGCGAAAATGTGCGTTTTGGGTGAGAAGCTTTATGTATACTATTCAGATGGAACAAATAGCATGGGCGCTGTCTTCAATGATATCTATGAGCTTAGAGGCCTTATTGCGAATGGACAGTTCTTCCCTCTGGACTCGCTTACGCACAATCAAAAC GTTTCAGTGGATTCACTAGTGAAAACAGCGTACGAGAATTGGAACCAAGTTATTGAATACGATGGCAAAGTTCTAAACTCTCTATCAATTAGAAACCACGGAACAAGAGCCTCATTTGAGACTACATCAGACCAAAATCCAGTCACAAAGCAGCAACACATCTCCTCCGAATCAATCCCACAATGCCAAATGAAAAACCATCTCCCTTCAAACTCTCAGTTGAGTGAATTCCCATTCATGAGGTCTGATTCAATGGCAGGAATGGCTTCATTGGATTATGGATTGGTTGGAATGTCAGAATTCGGCGGTTCTTTTTTCCCAGGAGAATGGTCAAGGCCAAGGGACTGCTGCTCCTTGCTCTCCCTCAACCTTTCCTCCTGTGAAGAGGTGAGGTGGCATCATTGTTTTAAAGTTTCACTCCAAGTTTTTTCCTTCTGGGCCTAG